One part of the Mesorhizobium sp. M4B.F.Ca.ET.058.02.1.1 genome encodes these proteins:
- a CDS encoding aldo/keto reductase has protein sequence MSPEMLTRTIGASGIAASAIGLGTWAIGGWMWGGTDEAQSIDTIRASIDEGVSLIDTAPAYGQGLSEEIVGKAIKGRRGKVVLATKLGLIWHAKKGNHFFDYDGAPVHRYLGADSVVYEVEQSLRRLGTDHIDHYITHWQDATTPVPETMEALDRLKTQGKIRSIGASNVSIADVEAYLAAGQLDAVQQQYSMVVRDMERDLLPFCADNNVSVLSYSSLALGLLSGKIGPDRVFTGDDQRKDNPWFSLANRRKVAALMEEIRPIAETHGASEAQIVIAWTLQQPGITFSLCGARSPQQARENARAGRIRLSEQEISQISEAASRHLTNLDA, from the coding sequence ATGTCGCCTGAAATGTTGACGCGCACCATTGGCGCGTCGGGAATCGCCGCCTCCGCGATCGGCCTCGGCACCTGGGCCATCGGCGGCTGGATGTGGGGCGGCACCGACGAGGCGCAGTCCATCGACACCATCCGCGCCTCGATCGACGAAGGCGTTTCGCTGATCGACACCGCGCCGGCCTACGGCCAGGGGCTGTCGGAGGAAATCGTCGGCAAGGCGATCAAGGGACGCCGCGGCAAGGTCGTGCTCGCCACGAAGCTTGGACTGATCTGGCACGCAAAAAAGGGCAACCACTTCTTCGACTATGACGGCGCGCCGGTGCATCGCTATCTCGGCGCCGACTCCGTGGTCTACGAAGTGGAGCAGAGCCTGCGCCGTCTCGGCACCGACCACATCGACCACTACATCACCCATTGGCAGGATGCGACGACGCCGGTCCCTGAGACCATGGAAGCGCTCGATCGCCTCAAGACCCAAGGCAAGATCCGCTCCATCGGCGCCAGCAATGTCAGCATTGCGGATGTCGAAGCCTATCTCGCGGCCGGCCAGCTCGACGCGGTCCAGCAGCAATACAGCATGGTGGTGCGCGACATGGAGCGCGACCTTCTGCCTTTCTGCGCGGACAACAATGTGTCTGTGCTCAGCTACTCCTCGCTGGCGCTCGGCCTGTTGTCGGGCAAGATCGGTCCGGACCGCGTCTTTACCGGCGATGACCAGCGCAAGGACAATCCGTGGTTCTCGCTGGCCAACCGCCGCAAGGTCGCGGCGCTGATGGAAGAGATACGGCCGATTGCCGAGACGCACGGCGCAAGCGAGGCGCAGATCGTCATCGCCTGGACGCTGCAGCAGCCGGGCATCACCTTCTCGCTTTGCGGCGCCCGCAGCCCGCAGCAGGCCAGGGAAAACGCGCGGGCCGGCCGCATCAGATTGTCCGAACAGGAGATCAGCCAGATCAGCGAGGCCGCCAGCCGCCATCTGACAAATCTCGACGCCTGA
- a CDS encoding glycerol-3-phosphate dehydrogenase/oxidase, which translates to MPDQRSLILDKIRQNGAFDVVVVGGGINGIGVFRELALQGLKVLLVERNDFCSGCSAAPSRMIHGGLRYLENGEFGLVQESLRERDALLANAPHMVRPLPTVIPIRTVFSGLMNGAAGLLGLSEAPSSRGALAIKAGLALYDWTTRKRRVLPRHNFRGARTTFAQWPALDPKLRFSATYYDAWISYPERLGIELLLDAGRLAPDSLALNRAHITRAGSAFELTDMTTDERFPVSAKAIVNATGAWLDSAIARLDASGKPAAPLVEGTKGSHLILNNEPLYQALGGHMIFFENADGRICIMFPYLGKVLVGSTDIRVSEASRVRCEPAEADYILAAARLVFPAIPVHASDIVFTYSGIRPLPKSDHAFTGRISRGHSVHRIAGDIPQFCMIGGKWTTFRAFAEQAADAVLAELGRERLCGTLTMPIGGGLGFPRDPASLAADLAGEFAIGGARAAYLVDRYGSGARDIVLFCGGRPDDVRLDSRTETTAAEIVYLTRHEFVTCLSDLILRRTSLAICGDISMASIERIADALAAERGWSDEHRDREVQGLVAELDTYHGVSQEMLVQRTISGAENEGQRQGPHEPDVHQRQLPRRGARSRRLQ; encoded by the coding sequence ATGCCTGACCAGAGAAGCCTCATCCTCGACAAGATCCGCCAGAACGGCGCGTTCGATGTCGTCGTCGTGGGCGGCGGCATCAACGGCATCGGCGTTTTCCGCGAACTGGCGCTGCAGGGCCTGAAGGTGCTGCTGGTCGAGCGCAACGATTTCTGCTCGGGCTGCAGTGCGGCCCCCTCGCGCATGATCCATGGCGGTCTGCGCTATCTCGAGAATGGCGAGTTCGGCCTGGTGCAGGAATCGTTGCGCGAACGCGATGCGCTGCTGGCCAATGCGCCGCATATGGTGCGGCCATTGCCGACTGTAATTCCGATCCGCACCGTCTTCTCAGGGCTGATGAACGGGGCGGCAGGCCTTCTCGGGCTTTCTGAGGCGCCTTCCAGCCGCGGCGCACTGGCGATCAAGGCGGGGCTCGCGCTCTACGACTGGACGACGCGCAAGCGCCGGGTGCTGCCGCGCCACAATTTCCGCGGCGCCAGGACGACATTCGCGCAATGGCCGGCGCTCGACCCGAAACTGCGGTTTTCCGCCACCTACTACGACGCCTGGATCAGCTATCCGGAACGGCTTGGCATCGAACTGCTGCTCGATGCCGGACGCCTGGCGCCCGACAGCCTGGCGCTCAACCGCGCCCATATCACGCGCGCCGGTTCGGCCTTCGAACTTACCGACATGACGACCGACGAGCGCTTCCCTGTCAGCGCCAAGGCAATCGTCAACGCGACGGGCGCATGGCTCGATTCGGCGATCGCCCGGCTCGACGCATCCGGAAAGCCCGCGGCACCGCTCGTCGAGGGCACCAAGGGCTCGCACCTCATCCTCAACAACGAGCCGCTTTACCAGGCACTTGGCGGCCACATGATTTTCTTCGAGAACGCCGACGGCCGGATCTGCATCATGTTCCCCTATCTCGGCAAGGTGCTGGTCGGTTCGACCGATATTCGCGTCAGCGAGGCCAGCCGCGTGCGCTGCGAACCGGCGGAAGCCGATTACATACTGGCGGCGGCACGGCTGGTCTTTCCGGCTATTCCGGTTCACGCCTCCGACATCGTGTTCACCTATAGCGGCATCCGGCCGCTGCCGAAGAGCGACCATGCCTTCACCGGCAGGATTTCGCGCGGCCATTCCGTGCATCGCATTGCCGGCGACATCCCGCAGTTCTGCATGATCGGCGGCAAATGGACGACCTTCCGCGCCTTCGCCGAACAGGCGGCCGACGCAGTGCTGGCCGAGCTTGGCCGCGAGCGCCTTTGCGGCACGCTGACCATGCCGATCGGCGGCGGCCTCGGCTTCCCCCGGGACCCGGCGTCGCTGGCGGCCGATCTGGCTGGTGAGTTCGCGATCGGCGGCGCCCGCGCCGCGTATCTTGTCGACCGCTATGGCAGCGGTGCGCGCGACATCGTCCTGTTTTGCGGCGGGCGTCCCGACGATGTCAGACTGGACAGCAGGACCGAAACGACGGCAGCCGAAATCGTCTACCTGACCCGGCATGAGTTCGTAACCTGTCTGTCGGACCTTATCCTGCGCCGCACATCGCTTGCCATTTGCGGCGACATCTCGATGGCATCCATCGAACGCATCGCCGACGCACTGGCCGCCGAGCGCGGCTGGAGCGATGAGCATCGCGACCGCGAGGTGCAGGGCCTGGTTGCCGAACTCGACACCTATCACGGCGTCTCGCAGGAGATGCTCGTCCAACGCACGATTTCAGGAGCAGAAAATGAAGGTCAGCGCCAAGGCCCGCATGAACCGGATGTTCACCAACGGCAATTGCCTCGACGTGGCGCTCGATCACGGCGTCTGCAATGA